The following is a genomic window from Spirosoma agri.
TGCTCATGATAGTCGGGATGTACAGCCTACGCTGATCGTTGAACTTCGGGACGGAGCGTATCGGGGATTTGGCGAAGCAACGGCTACCCGCTATTATGGTATCACCATGGACGGCATGGTCACGGCCCTCGAATCAATTCGCCCGCAGATAGAAGCCTATACGCTCACTGATCCTGAAACGTTCTGGGCTGACATGCATCAGTCTCTGGCGCAGAACCCGTTCGCGCTGTGTGCGCTTGATCAGGCTGCGTGGGACTTATGGGCCAAAAAACAGGAAAAGCCACTCTATGAACTCTGGGGGCTCGATCCGGCCAACAGTCCGCTGACCAATTATACCATCGGGCTGGATACTCCCGAGCGAATGGTCGAAAAAATGCAGGAGTTGCCCTGGCCACTGTATAAGATTAAACTGGGACGACCAGAAACTGACCTGTCAATCATTCGGACGCTACGCCAGTATACCGAGGCTGTGTTTCGGGTCGATGCCAATTGCGGCTGGACCGTGGCCGATACCCTGGCGAAATCGCAGGTGCTGGCCGAATTGGGCGTCGAATTTATTGAACAGCCCTTACCCGCCAGCGATTGGGAAGGAGCGAAGATGGTGTTTGACCAATCGACACTGCCCATCATCGCCGACGAGAGTTGTATCGTTGAGGCCGATGTCGAGCGCTGCGCCGGGTATTTTCACGGTGTCAACATCAAACTGACGAAGTGCGGTGGCTTGACGCCCGCCCGACGTATGATTGCCCGTGCTCGTGAACTGAACCTGCGGGTCATGGTCGGCTGCATGACCGAATCGAGCGTTGGTATTTCAGCCATTGCCCAGCTACTTCCTTTACTCGATTACGCCGACCTTGATGGTTCACTACTTATTGCCAACGATCCGGCTACGGGCGTCACGTTCGATTACGGACGCGTTATTTACGCTAATAGCAGTGGCACAGGAGCCCGTTTGCTCACCCGATAGCCTGAGTTGTGTTTCGTTCCGATTTTATGACTTTTACGATGTCAACAACGTTTGCCATAGATAGCCTTCCCAATCGCATAATCAAGCATGACGATCGGGAGTATCTGTTTTTTAGCGGTACGGCCTATCTGGGCTTACCACAAAACCTGGCCTTTCAGCAACTGCTGACAGACGCTATTGGTCGATATGGCACGGTATTCGGTAGTTCACGGAACGGTAATCTGCAACTGAGTGTCTACGAAGAAGCCGAAGCGAAACTAGCCCAATTTGTGGGCGCAGAGACAGCGTTGACGCTCTCGTCGGGAATGATGGCCGGCCAGGCAGTCGTCAATTGGTTGCGGCTGGGCTATACTGAGTTCGTCTACGGACCAAATGCCCATCCTGCCATCTGGAACGGACCAACGGTGTCTTTACCAATTATGCCCTTCGCTGATTGGGTGGCCCAACTACCGGCTCAGTTGCAAACGATAAAGCCCGGACCCGTCGCGATTCTGCTCAATTCAATCGAGGCTGTCCGTTCTGAATATTACTCGTTCGGTTGGGTACGGGACTTGCCAGATGATCGTCCCATTACACTCGTTATCGATGATTCGCATGGGCTGGGTGTGCTTAATGCGGGGCGTGGTATCTGGCCCCAGATAGCGCAGAAGGATACCATTAACCTGCTTGTTACGGCATCTACTGCGAAGGCAATGGGACTGCCGGGTGGGGTAATTTTAGGCACTGCTGAAACCCTCAAGGCAATCCGTAGGACGGCCTTTTTTGGCTCCTGCTCACCCATTCCACCGGCTTATCTGGCGGCTTACGTACAGGCCGATGTGCTTTATGCCGAGAGTCGGGAGAAACTCCGACAGAATCTGATTCTAGCGGAAAAACTATTGATGCCAACCGGCTTGTTCACGCACGCCAGTGGGTATCCCGTGTTTTTTACTGATCACGATGATTTATATCCATTTCTGCTGGAAAAGGGCATCTTCATTTATTCGTTTGCTTATCCAACAGCCGCCGATCGTGCCAATACCCGCATCGTGATCAGCGCTTTCCACGAACTGGCGGATATACAGAAGCTGGCCGAATGCGTCTATGCCTATTGTTTTTAAGTGCTCCTTATTTTAAGCCTTCCAGAAAAGCTAAACTGCCCTGCATCTGCTCCATCGAACGCGAAGATTCGTCTTCAATAAAAAAGTGCTTGACGCCTGATTTTTTTGCCTGTTTCATGATGGCGGCAATGCCCACGTCGCCCTGCCCGAGCGTCACGTTCGACTCAATATCCGAATGGCCGGTGTTGGTATCGGGTGTGCCGGGTTTGCGATCTTTGAGGTGCATCAACAGGAAGCGTTTCGGATACTTTTGTAACAGAGCGACCGGATCATAACCCGGCGCTTTCACCCAAAAGACGTCCATCTCAAAGTTCACGAATTTGGGGTCGAAATTTTGCGCCAGGTAATCGAAAAAGGTACCGTTCTGATACGTCTGAAATTCGTACCCGTGCGTGTGGTAGCAGAACGTAATTCCATTGTCGGCCAGCAGTCGCCCGGCGGTGTTGAACACATCGATAGCGCGGTCGGCATCGTAGATCGTGAAGGCGTCGCCACCGTGAGGAATCCAGGCGCAGGTAACGTACTTTGCCCCCAATGCCTTTGCTTCTGCGAGTATTTTCGGAACATTGTTGTCGAGGTCCTCATAGCTGGCACCTGTACTGATGGCTTTGATGCCGTTCTGATCCAGCAATTGACGGAAGTCGGTTAGAGACAGCCCATAGGTGCCCGCGATCTCGGCCTCCCGGAAGCCCAGCTGTTTTACCTTTGCCATTGTACCGGGAACGTCTTTGGCAAACTGACTCCGGAAGCTGTAGAGTTGCAGACCGACGGGTGCCGGTTTTTGCGCCAGTGCCAGAAAACCAGACAACAGTCCGGCAAGTAGGAGGGAGAGTTTCATGTTCGTAAGGCGTAGGTTTAGGGGGTTGGATAAACTAGTTGCCGGTCTGGGTGGTAAACGTACTCTCAAAAATCTTGTCGGCGTTGCCGGTCTCAAATCCCTCGCGCCGGTGCTGACGAGTGATCTGATCGGCGGGCAAGTCGCGGAAGGGAGGTAGTACGCGCCGTTCGGCAAATTCGACATACGATCCGGCAATACGAAACACATCACCACCGGTAAACTCAGCGTCGATCATCTGGGCAACCGTTGATGCCTGTCGTAAATCGCCATCGGGGCTGACTTTGATGGTGCCGCCTGCCGAATTGAGCCGTAAACCACGGTCGGTCAAAAAAGCAACGAACTCGTCGATCGTACTGTACCCCGGCTTAAGATTGTGAACACTGATTGTAAAATGATTCAGGTAATAGCGGTTGTAAATCACCCAGGCCGCATATTCACTTTCTTTCAACAGCGTCTGATAATCAGCTAATGTAGGTGTTTGCCAGAGGGGCTGGTGCAGAAACTGATCAACGGCTTCCGCATCGTCCAGATTTAGGGCATCGACGGGGTCGCTCGTGACGGTGTCGGTGTAGTTGTGAATGATGCGCTGTGCCTCGTCCGACAACTCGTCGACGCGCAGTTCACTGGCAAAGATGCGGGGGTATTCGGGGGCCGGTGGGGCATACCAATAGGCCGATAATTTCTTTTCGATGAAGTTGTACTCGTCGCGCCGTTCGTAGCCGTAATGCAGGAAAATTTTCTCGAACGACGCTAGTCCGAGGTTAGGAACGCCCATGGTCCGGAACGCGATGTGGTCATTTTCGATCTCATCGGACGTTTGAATAATGCCCGCATCGATCATCGCATCGATTACGGCTCGCACGTCGGGCACGCGTTCAGTGTACCGGCGCATCAGCCCATCGAGGACCGCGTCAAGTGTCTGCTTATCGGTTGTGCTGGGAGAGTTCATCGTAGGTTTGTGCGTTGTCGTTCTTGTTTGTCCGCCACCGGCTTTGCGCCAGCAGTACATCTTTACCCGATTCGCCCGGTTGCCGGTTGCTCTGTTCGATCCGGTGATTGATCGTGTCGTCCGATTCTGAAACCGACCGGATCAGGAGTCGATCTTTCCAATGGCTTTCGGTCCGGTAAACTAAATCAATTTCGGCTAATTCCCGCGTTTGTAACGTATTGCTATCCACCGCGTCGAGCAACCATTCCACATACGATACGTTGTTAACATGCTGATTCTGATCGATACTGAACCAGCCAACCGTTACTTCGTTTTCGTGAGTAGGCGCAAAGGGCTTGTTCTGGAAATCAGGTTTAAGGGCTAATTTGGGCAACGGGTCTATACCGGGCGGCAGCGATAAGGCACGAATGAAGTCAGGCAGGGGAACCATTGCCCGTTTATCCATGCTGAAGACAAGCCAGATACTGACCGCATCTGCCAGTAATGTACCATCGTCGGCCAGTACTCGAAAATCACGATGAATGAAGTACTTTTCGACACTCGTGGGATAGGTCATAACCTGAATCGTCTGCCCGTAGCGAGGATACGTGTGCATCCGCAACCGGAAGCGCATCAGCATCCAGCCGTACCCTTGCCGGGCCAGATCGTTGATGCCGATCCCGTATTCAATCGCGTTTCGATTGGCCGATTCCTGCATCAGGTTCATCAGGGCCGGGACGCTCAGTCGCCCGAACGCATCGGTTTCGTAGCCGCGTAATGTAAAGGTGTCCGTCTGGATAAATGCCATGAGGCAAAGGTAGCATGATGTACAGATTGATTTCCGTCTACCGGTTAGCAGGAGTGCTATTTCTACTAATCATTTAGGGATGAACGTACAACCAAAAGTGGTCCCTGCCACAGGTTATCATCGTGAATGAATGAGCGGTGCTATCCGTTCTGAGGAGTCAACTTTGCTGTACTATTTTTGTCGAGCTAGTCGTGCCAACGGAATCCGGAAGGGCGGCAAGGGGACTCGGCAGGATTATTCGAAATTTCGTCTCGTTGCCGATAACCGACTCTACGCTGATTTTTCCCTTGTGCAGCTCGATGATTCGTTGTGTCAGCGCCAACCCAATACCGTGCCCCTGAATCGTCATTGTGGACTCGGAGCGGTAGAACGGTTCAAAGATGTGGGGTAAATCGGCCGGCTGAATCCCATAGCCCCGATTGGCGAAGGTAAGCTGAACCTGACCAGGCTCAAACGATAGCCGAACGGATACGCGTTCGTCGGGCGAGTATTTGCAGCCGTTCTCCATCAGATTCTGGAAGGCCGTTTGCAACAGTGATTCCTCGCCAATAATGACCAGGTCTTCTTCCTGACTGGGCAGGTTTTCGAAGTCGATATCAATCTGGTAGTTAGGGCGTTTCTGAATAAGCTGGCTCTGGGCCTGCCAGAGTAGTTCATCGATCCGGACCGACTGGTAATTAAGGGTGGCGGCATCGGCACTGGCACGGGCCAGTTCGAGCAGGCCATTGACAAGCCGGATCATGTTTTTTACCTCATCGAGCAGCCCATCGAAAGCCGCTTCGTATTCGTTGGTGGAACGGGCCTGAAGACGGGTTACCTCGATCTGGCCCATCATTACCGTCAGTGGAGTGCGCAGCTCATGGGAGGCATGGGAAACGAAACTCTTCTGCGAAACGAAGGCTTCTTCGAGCCGACTGAGTAAGGCGTTGAACGTACGGGCCAGATCGGCCAGTTCATCGCGCTGGCGTCCGACACGAAGTCGCTCGTGAATGTTCGTCGCCGAAATCGAATTGACCTGCGCAATCAACTCGGCTACTGGTCTCAGGGCATCGGTAGCAAAGAGATAACCCGCAATACCGACGATAAACAGGCACAGAATCCAGCCAAAAATCAGAATCTGCCGCAGTCGGTCGAGTTTACTGAACCCATAGCGATCATTCCCCGAAGCGACAATAACAAAGGTAGCTCCACTATGATTTGTGTACCGAACACCCACAGCCTCGATGGCTCCTGCACGAACGTATTGGGGTTTTTTGACGGTGATCTTCTGGATCAGTCCAGGCGATATGGGAAAGCGCGGCCGTTGCCTACCCTGGTTGTAAAGAACAATACCCCGATTATTGTATATCGTAACCTGCTCATCGGCCATGACCGGTAGATCGGCCCTTGGCACTTCACCAACATCTTCGCGTAACCGCACGGTAGTGAGTGCCTTTTCTGCCAGCCGCTGCTCGAACTCCTGTTGGCGAAACTGATCGTAGAGATAATAGACCGACACCGAAAACAAGAGCAGGATCGAAGCAACCAGCAGGACGAACAGTAACGTTAAGCGGGTACGGATATTCATTCTTTCTGAGTAGTTAGGAGCGAACGGGCTAAACGAAGAGCGAATCAGGCCCCTGGTTACCTATTATCCCACTTCTTGACGCTTACTCCTCTTTGAGCATGTATCCCATCCCAATCACGGTGTGGATCAGTTTGTTTGGAAAATCCTTGTCGATTTTTTTACGCAGAAAGTTCACGTACACATCGATCACGTTTGTTCCGGTGTCGAAGTGAATATCCCAGACTTTTTCGGCAATGTCCACCCGTGATACGACGCGTCCCCGGTTGCGCATGAGGTAATCGAGCAGCCCGAATTCTTTGGCGGTAAGCTCTATACGTTTATCCCCCCGACGGGCGATCTTTTCATTCAGATCCAGTTCCAGATCGGCCACCTTCAATACGTTGGCCTGCATACCGGCTTCGCTGCCCCGTTTGGTGAGCGCCCGCAGCCGCGCCATCAACTCCCGGAACTCGAACGGTTTTACCAGGTAATCGTCGGCACCTGATTCGAAACCCGTCAATTTGTCGTCTACGGAGCTCATGGCCGTCAGCATCAGCACGGGTGTACTGACCCGTTCCTGTCGGAGTGCTTGGACAACATCGAATCCATTCATTTTAGGAAGGTTAACGTCCATCACAATGACGTCGTAGGTGTTGCTGAGGGCCATATTGCGCCCCAGTTGCCCGTCGTAGGCGACATCGACCTCGCAGGATTGCTCCTCCAGCCCTTTTTTTACGAACGAAGCCAATTTTGGCTCATCTTCAACCACAAGAATCTTCATATCGGCAACATACATAGCTATTTTCTGATTTAAAAGCGACAACCCTCTTTATTCGCCTATAGTGGTAACATTGGTCGGGAAATTGTCGTAGAAAGCCATTTGCTCGGCTTAATCAGGCTTGTTTTCTTATAACTGATGTTGAGCGTCTTTTTAGTATAGATCATCAATTATTAATGCACTTTTAAGCTGACTCCATTTCAGGTAGATAAGCCAGATAAATAACGGCATGTTTGTGTATAGTCTGATACCGGGATGAGTCATACAGCTGATGGGTGACTAAATGTTGGGGAATGTAGTGGGTAAAATCATCCACACTCACCAGATAATTTCTACACAGTGTCTCTGAACGATAAGGGTGTGAGTGAGAATATATACACTATTTTTTGCTCTATGGTATTGACAATGAGAGGTGTGTGCTGCTATGCGTAAGATGTGTAACTGCCGTGAAAAGAACTGGCACAATAAACGCATTACGTATCGTAACAAGATGACTAACACCCCCATGTGGACACCGACTCACTTTCCTGCCGCCATGCGCTCACTCAGCCCAAGTACACGGGCGAAGGCTATCGAAATTGCGAATCGCCTGTTGGAACAGGGCGCGCTCGATAAACAGCGGGTAATAGCATTTAGCGTTAGTGAAGCTCGCCAGTGGGCACGTTTGGCGCAGGCAAGTCCGGTCAATCCGAGTTGGCAACCACACGTGTAGCGAATCTCCTAATCTATCTTACAAACTCAACGAGCGATGATCTGGAAAAAAAACATTTACGATACACTAATCAGTTGTGCTGCTTTGTGTGATGAGTTCGCGACGGAGTGTTCTCGTTCCGAAGACATCGAAAGCTGGTACCGGAGTATTTTTTTAAACCTCGATTGCGCCGACCTGTGTCGCCAGTTGGCTATGCTTTATGTCCGGGGTTCGGAAAACACGCGTTTGCTGGCGAAAGCATGCATCGAAGTGTGCGAAAAGTGTTCCCAGGAAGTAAGCCAGTTCGATACGCAGCGTTGTCAGCAGGTATATGCCATGTGTCAGCAAACGATATGCAGTTGTGTTGGCATTCTGGCCATGGCTTATCAGACAGAGGGCCAGTCGAAAAACCCAACCAATACGCCTGCGTCGCTGTTTTATGGCATCGATCTACGCGAAACACTTTATAATTAATCAGTTAATAATTGTCGGTCGATAGTCACGGTCGTTAGTCGGGTATCAGCTCAGGCTACTGACGGACGACTATCGGCTGATTCTTTTTCACTCACGCTATGGAAACTAAACCACAAAAGAACAAACAACTGGAAAAAATCCAGGAAATGGTCGAAGATATCCGCATGGCTATGATGACCACCGTTGACGATCAGGGGAACCTTGTCAGTCGGCCAATGGCTGCCTTGCAAATGGATGAAGACGGAACCATCTGGTTCTTTACAAAACGCACGTCTCCTAAAGTAGATCAGATCGATAATAACCAGCATCGGGTCAATCTGTCATTCTCAGATGTTGGTGATGCAAATTATGTGTCGATCTCGGGTACAGCCGACGAGCTTGATGACCGGGCAAAAATTGATGAACTCTGGAACCCGCAGGCTAAAGCTTGGTTTCCAAAGGGCAAAGATGATCCGGAACTGATTTTGTTGAAGGTACACACCCAGATGGCTGAGTATTGGGACTCCAGCGATAGCACAATGGTCCGGTTGTTCCAGCAGGCGGCAGCGGCCATAACGGGCAACCCACCAAAAATGGGCGAGAACGAAAAAGTATACAACTAATATAAAAATAAGGAAGCAGGAACGAGTGCGTTAGCGAAAACCTGACAGGGTCGCTGATGCACTCGTTCCTGCGTTTACAGGCTATGATTGTTACCCAAATCGATTCGGGATGGCAGATTATTAATCAGCAGGCACATGGAATGCTGGCTTTCCAGCTGGCTTTGCAGTGGAAGGTGAGCAAACGCCCCACAAACTGGATAGAGACGTTGGTTGCGTTGACGGAGCACGATGACGGACAGGATCCGTGGGAGGGGCGAAATCATCTGACAACCGCCGGTGCTCCACTCGATTTCAAACTGCTTCAGTATTCTGTTGAGCAGTGCCGAAACATGATTCAGATCGGTTTGCAGAAAAGCCGCTGGAATGCATTGATGATGTCAATGCATACGTCGTTTTTGTATGAGTCGAAACGGGGTCAGGAAAAGGAACTGGATCAGTTTCTCGACCAGCAGGTTGGTAATCAGAAGAAGTGGCGAAAGCAGTACAAAGCAACCAAGTCGGATGCTCAGTACGCGTATGCGTTTGTGCAGTGGTGCGATGCGTTATCGTTGATTCTGTGCATGGATCAGGTTCAGCCTGAAGGACGGCGTTCGGAGATCAGTCTTGGTCCGGATGGTGTATCGTACTACATTTACGAACAGGCAAATGGCTCGCTGTGTGTTGATCCGTGGCCGTTTGAGGATCCTTCGTTTACCGTTCATGTCGAAGCGTTTCAACTAACCAAGTTGGCTTTCGCTGATGACAAAGAACTGTATAATGCAATTCAGGACGCCGAAGTGATCAACAAAGAATGGAAATTCGAGAAGAAGTAACGGTAGCTTTTTCAAACGCAACGCGGGGATAGAGTATTGACTCTATCCCCGCGTTGCGTTTGAACCTGATTGTAAACGAAGCTTATTTCACGCGTAACAACACCGACGAGCGGGCTGGAACCGTAAATTCGTGGCCTCCTTTAATCGGATCAGTTTTGGGATTGACTTTGCCATCGAACGTATCGACAACAACTTCCCACGTGGACTGTTTACGACCAATCTTAGGAAGCATGAACGGAATATCTTCCCAGAACGCATTCATTACCCATAGCAGTTGCTCGTCGCCAATATCCTGGCCATCTTCGGTTTGTTCCGTCACGCGAACCCCGTCGATGAACAACGCCAGGCAATGTGTACCGGGATTGTTGAGGTCGTCGGACGTCATTTCCTGACCGTCGGGGCGCACGTAGTTAACCTGCTCATTGCCGAAAAATTTGCGTCGGCTCAAGATTGGCATTTCTTGGCGAAGTGCCGTTAACTGGCTGGTAAAGTCGAACAACGCCTGTTGTTTCTCATTCCAATGCCAGTCCATCCAGCTAATCTCACTATCCTGGTTGTAGCCATTGTTGTTACCATGCTGGGTACGACCACATTCGTCACCCATCACGATCATTGGCGTTCCCTGGCTAAGCAGCAATGTTGCCAGGAAATTACGTTTTTGCCGCTCGCGCAACGCATTGATTTCCTCATCATCTGTTGGCCCTTCAGCTCCACAGTTCCAGCTCAGGTTGTCGTTCGAGCCGTCATTGTTATCTTCACCATTGGCTTCGTTATGCTTTTCATTATAGCTCACCAGATCGTTCAGCGTGAAGCCATCGTGTGCCGTAATGAGGTTAACGCTGTTAGCCGGTGAACGGCCATCGTTGGCATACAGGTCGGGGCTGCCCAATACCCGAAGTGCCGTTTCGGCTGCCTGACCGTCATCACCTTTCCAGAAGCCACGAAGGGCATCGCGGAACTTACCGTTCCATTCTGACCAGCGAACCGGGAAGTTACCAACCTGATACGACTGAATATCCCAAGGTTCGGCAATGAGTTTCACCTGTGCCAGAATAGGATCTTGGGCTACCGTGTCGAGGAAGGAGGATACACGGCCGATTTCTTCATCCGTACGAATGAGCGCAGCGGCAAGGTCAAACCGGAATCCATCAACGTGCATCTCCGTTACCCAATAGCGCAGGCTGTCCATAACCAGTTGCAGAACACGTGGATGACTCAGGTTAAGCGTATTACCCGTACCCGTGTAATCCATGTAATACTCAGGTTGATCGCCGACCTGGTGATAATAAGCTCGGTTGTCGATTCCCTGAAACGACAGCATTGGACCAAACTGGTTGCCTTCTGCGGTGTGGTTGTACACTACGTCCAGAATAACTTCCAGTCCGGCTTTGTGCAGATTTTTGACCATCTGCTTGAATTCCGTCACCTGCTGGCCCGCCATGCCCGATGACGAATACGTATTTTGAGGAGCAAAGAAGCCGATGCTGTTATAGCCCCAATAGCTCTCATCGGTGAACTGGTGAACAGGCAAGAGTTCCACCGCCGTAATGCCCAGTTTCTTCAGATAATCGATACTTTCTTGTGAGCCCAATCCTGCGTATGTACCCCGGATGCTTTCCTCCATGGTAGGATGCAAGTGGCTGAAGCCTTTGACGTGCATCTCATACATGACCGAACGATGCAATGGAACCGAAGGAGCCTGGTCATCATCCCAGTCGAAAGCGGAGTCTACAATCACTGACTTTGGCATGGTAGGGCCGCTGTCTTCCTTACTCAGGATCAAATAACGCTCATCGGAGGTGCTTTTGTAATCGTATCCAAGCCATGAATCATCGTGATTGACCGGCGCGTTGATCGCGCGAGCGTACGGATCCAGAAGGAGCTTGTTTGGGTTGAAGAAATAGCCCGATTTTGGATCATACTCGCCATCGACACGATACCCGTAGAGCTGTCCTGGCTGTAAGCCGTCCAAATAAATGTGCCATACTAATTCCGTACGCTCGGTAAGTGGAATGCGGGCTGTTTCCCGGCTGGGATCCGCTGAATCATACAGGCAAAGGAAAGCAGCGGTGCTGTTCTCACTAAATAAGGCAAAGTTTACGCCTTCGCCATCATAAGTGGCACCAAGGGGATAAGGTTTACCTGGTTTTGATTGGACCGTCTCCTGGCCGGAGGCTTCCGATGTACGTTTACTCATAACGTTGTTTGTAGGAATGATTCATACGCCGATTAAGGCAATCTGTTTAATCGAGTCAGCGTGGCGCATTTCAATAATTGAGAGACTGACTCTACTTGAATTAACTGCCTGATAAAAGATAATGTTTTGCCTCTGAAGAGCGGTTTGTAGTATACCAGGAATTTGATAATGAGAGTTGGCAAACAAACAAAAAAGCCTGCTCCCAATGGGCGCAGGCTTTCCGATCCCACCATTCACTACACTACCAAGGCCAGTCGAGACATCGAGGCATGAGCCGAATCGATGCTCTGTTTTTGACGCAACAGTAATTCTCGGGTGCTGGCAACTAAGTCCGTTTCCTGAAGAACAGAATTGTAGTTTTCGAGGGCTTCCTGGTCACCCCGTTTGCACTCCTCGACAGTTGCTTTATCATCGTCGCTGGAAAACGTCGACTTTATATTGATCCAGGCACGGTGCAGATCAGAAGCGATACTCGTACCGTTGTCTGGTTCTCCGCCTAGGGTCCGGATTTCCCGGTCTATTTCAAGGGCAAACTCTCCGCGCTGGCGCGATTGGGCCAGAAATAAGCTTTTAAGTTCTGAGTCTTTAACGTTCTCAGCGGCTTCCTGATAGCCTTTTTCGGCATCATGGTTCCGGGTTAGCAAACGATTGAGCTGGTCTAGGATTTCTCCACGTGATTCTTTGACATCCATAACGGTTTTGATTTGGTTGTGTATTGAGTGAATTAAAAAACTGCTTAACGTTCTTGAGTATTGAGTAAATCAGAAGGGCAACGGTTCACAGTGGTCGATTACAAATCAATAGATAGATCATAAACGATTGCTGTACATTACTTGCGGGGATCATGTCCCCAATTCTTCAACGAATATTCCCAATTCGAGCCTTCGACTTTGTCTGGTTTCTGAGCACTGTGCCGTTTGACATAGCTAACGACTTTCTGCATGTGCGCATAATCATCGTCAGAAAGCTCGCCGGACTTCTTCGAGAGGATTTTGATGATCTTCTCGCCAGACTGATGACCGACGGACTCGCTGTCACCGTCTTTTTTCTGACCCACCGATTTCGACTCTTCCGTTTCCAGCCACTTCTCTATTTGAGAAGCTGACATGTTTACAACGTCGTCGAACTCGTGTTTAATCTGCTTTTTCTCTGTATCGTCAATTGCTGTCGTTGCCATACGTACCTTTATTTCTTTGTCACTTCACTGGCTGACTTTACAATCTTCTTATCGCCCTGCTTGAGAACGAGTGCGGGTTCCTCCGCCGAGCCTTTCCGCTTGACTTTCGTTCCCTGAACGGTTTTGCTAATATCTTCTTCATGAACTTCAGTAACGGTGCCTTCGGCATTACCTTTTCCGTACTTCCACTCAACTTTA
Proteins encoded in this region:
- a CDS encoding pyridoxamine 5'-phosphate oxidase family protein yields the protein METKPQKNKQLEKIQEMVEDIRMAMMTTVDDQGNLVSRPMAALQMDEDGTIWFFTKRTSPKVDQIDNNQHRVNLSFSDVGDANYVSISGTADELDDRAKIDELWNPQAKAWFPKGKDDPELILLKVHTQMAEYWDSSDSTMVRLFQQAAAAITGNPPKMGENEKVYN
- a CDS encoding hypervirulence associated TUDOR domain-containing protein; the protein is MATVQKGDKVEWKYGKGNAEGTVTEVHEEDISKTVQGTKVKRKGSAEEPALVLKQGDKKIVKSASEVTKK
- the glgX gene encoding glycogen debranching protein GlgX; amino-acid sequence: MSKRTSEASGQETVQSKPGKPYPLGATYDGEGVNFALFSENSTAAFLCLYDSADPSRETARIPLTERTELVWHIYLDGLQPGQLYGYRVDGEYDPKSGYFFNPNKLLLDPYARAINAPVNHDDSWLGYDYKSTSDERYLILSKEDSGPTMPKSVIVDSAFDWDDDQAPSVPLHRSVMYEMHVKGFSHLHPTMEESIRGTYAGLGSQESIDYLKKLGITAVELLPVHQFTDESYWGYNSIGFFAPQNTYSSSGMAGQQVTEFKQMVKNLHKAGLEVILDVVYNHTAEGNQFGPMLSFQGIDNRAYYHQVGDQPEYYMDYTGTGNTLNLSHPRVLQLVMDSLRYWVTEMHVDGFRFDLAAALIRTDEEIGRVSSFLDTVAQDPILAQVKLIAEPWDIQSYQVGNFPVRWSEWNGKFRDALRGFWKGDDGQAAETALRVLGSPDLYANDGRSPANSVNLITAHDGFTLNDLVSYNEKHNEANGEDNNDGSNDNLSWNCGAEGPTDDEEINALRERQKRNFLATLLLSQGTPMIVMGDECGRTQHGNNNGYNQDSEISWMDWHWNEKQQALFDFTSQLTALRQEMPILSRRKFFGNEQVNYVRPDGQEMTSDDLNNPGTHCLALFIDGVRVTEQTEDGQDIGDEQLLWVMNAFWEDIPFMLPKIGRKQSTWEVVVDTFDGKVNPKTDPIKGGHEFTVPARSSVLLRVK
- a CDS encoding DUF3891 family protein, translated to MIVTQIDSGWQIINQQAHGMLAFQLALQWKVSKRPTNWIETLVALTEHDDGQDPWEGRNHLTTAGAPLDFKLLQYSVEQCRNMIQIGLQKSRWNALMMSMHTSFLYESKRGQEKELDQFLDQQVGNQKKWRKQYKATKSDAQYAYAFVQWCDALSLILCMDQVQPEGRRSEISLGPDGVSYYIYEQANGSLCVDPWPFEDPSFTVHVEAFQLTKLAFADDKELYNAIQDAEVINKEWKFEKK
- a CDS encoding ferritin-like domain-containing protein, producing the protein MDVKESRGEILDQLNRLLTRNHDAEKGYQEAAENVKDSELKSLFLAQSRQRGEFALEIDREIRTLGGEPDNGTSIASDLHRAWINIKSTFSSDDDKATVEECKRGDQEALENYNSVLQETDLVASTRELLLRQKQSIDSAHASMSRLALVV
- a CDS encoding DUF3140 domain-containing protein, whose amino-acid sequence is MATTAIDDTEKKQIKHEFDDVVNMSASQIEKWLETEESKSVGQKKDGDSESVGHQSGEKIIKILSKKSGELSDDDYAHMQKVVSYVKRHSAQKPDKVEGSNWEYSLKNWGHDPRK
- a CDS encoding four-helix bundle copper-binding protein — translated: MIWKKNIYDTLISCAALCDEFATECSRSEDIESWYRSIFLNLDCADLCRQLAMLYVRGSENTRLLAKACIEVCEKCSQEVSQFDTQRCQQVYAMCQQTICSCVGILAMAYQTEGQSKNPTNTPASLFYGIDLRETLYN